The nucleotide window GCCGCAGCCGCGACGAAGGCTTCGGGGCCGAAGTCAAGCGCCGCATCATCCTCGGCACCTACGTGCTCAGCGCCGGCTACTACGATGCCTACTACCTGAAGGCGCAGCGCGTCCGCACCCTGCTGACGCGCGATTTTGATAACGCCTTCAAGCAGGTGGACGCCATCGTCACGCCCACCACGCCCACGCCGGCCTTCAAGCTGGGCGAAAAAACCGATGACCCGCTGGCCATGTACCTGGCCGACATCTACACCGTTACCGCCGATCTTGCCGGCGTGCCGGGCATCTCGGTGCCCTGCGGCCAGTCGCGCGACGGCCTGCCCATTGGCATGCAGATCCTGGGCCGCCACTTCGACGAAGCCACGCTGGTGCGCCTGGGCCACGCACTCGAGCACGCCCAGGCGGCGTAATTCGAGGCCGCGGAACTCACGCCGTCTTGCGTTTGCCGGTGACCAGGTGGGCGATCAGGAACGCCACCGCCAGTCCCAGCAGGATCCAGAAGACCGCACTTACCACCTTCACCACCGCCCAGAAGACAATCCAGGCAATCAGCAGGGCGACGAAAAGCCAGAACAACATGGAATTGCTCCTTGCAGCGATCCTCTGGTTCGATGCCCAGCAAGAGATGCCCGATTTGGGAATCCAGCGGAACGAGGCATATACCCCCCTCCCCCGGTACTTAATAGAATGAGCAACTTACGAAGGGAATACCTTCGATACCCTTCGCATAATGAGACGGAATTTAGGCGAATACAAAGCGAACCAGTAAACGTACAACGGGCAGCGGCTTGGGGTCAAGGAAAATCGTGGGCCAAGAGGCAAGGAGCAGGCGGGCATGGACCGATTTGGGAGAGGAGGCAACCAGCGCGGCAGCTTTTCGCCAGCATCGGCGGCGCTTCCAAGTCCGGCCCGGGCCAAGGCACAGGGGAGCGCCGGCCGCGCTGCTGGTCCACCAGCGGTTCGTCGCGTGACAAGAACCTATCGATTGCTGATCCGTAATGCCTCGCCCCGAAGTCAAGCCAATTTCGGTATCACGTTCCTTCCCGGTGAAGTGATTCGGACTGGTCTCATACCCGACGCAGCGATCAGCGGTAGTTGCCACGGCCGGTATGATTGGTGACTCATCCCAAGTGCAGCGAAGGATGGGAGATTCGGCACGATGCCCCCACGCCTGCTCCAACTCGCGCTCCGCGTCCTCGACGCCGTTGCCCGGCTTCTGCCCTGGGCCCGCAGGGCGCCGGCGCACCTTGTTACGGGGAGGCGCGGCGAGGAGGCTGCCTACTTTCACCTGCGGCGTGAGGGATACACAATCGTCGCGCGCAACTTCCGCTCTCGGCGGCGTCGCGGGGAGATTGACCTGGTGGGCTGGGACGGCGACACCCTGTGCTTCATCGAGGTCAAGACCCGCACCACGCCGGATGTGAAGCCGCCCGAGGCGGCCGTGGACCGCGAGAAGCAGCGCGAGCTGGCAGCCATGGCTCGCGAGTATGTTCGCCGTGCATTGCCGGTGCGTGCGGCGTCTAAACTCGAAGATTGCGCGGGCGAGTCGCCCGCCTCCACACCAGGCCAAGTTACGGGCGGGTCCTCCACCCCAGGACGCGCCCTTCGGCTTCGCTCAGGGCAGGCTCCCCCGGCGCGTGCCGGGGACCCCGTGTTGCCCGTGTCCATACTCGAGAAACCAGAAACCAGAAGCGAGAAACCGTCTTCGCCGCCGCCAATCCGCTTCGATATCGTGAGCGTGTACTGCGAAAACCAAGGTAACCCTCCGCAGATCACCCTATTCAAAAACGCCTTCCCGGTGACGTAAGATTAAAGGTTGGGGTTTTTTTGTTTTTGGTTATTGGTGCTCCGAGCGAACGAGCGGCGTACCAGGCGCGAGCGAATCCAAAAACTAAGAACCAGAAACCAAGAACCAGAACATGCCGGAGCTAAGAAGAGATCCGATCGTGGGCCGGTGGGTAATCATTTCCACCGACCGCGCCAAGCGTCCCACGGACTTCGTGCGCGACCAGGTGCGGCAGAAGGGAGGGTTCTGCCCGTTCTGCTACGGCAACGAGAGCAAGACGCCGCCGGAGATTCTGGCCTACCGTCCGCAGCCCAACGGCGCGCCGCCTCCGCAGAAGGACAGTCCCGGCTGGACGGTGCGCGTGGTGCCCAACAAGTTTCCCGCGCTGGGGATTGAAGGCAACATCAGCCGCCAGGCCGAGGGCATGTTCGACAAGATGAATGGCGTGGGCGCGCACGAGGTCATCATTGAAACTCCCGACCACAGCG belongs to Terriglobales bacterium and includes:
- a CDS encoding YraN family protein, coding for MPPRLLQLALRVLDAVARLLPWARRAPAHLVTGRRGEEAAYFHLRREGYTIVARNFRSRRRRGEIDLVGWDGDTLCFIEVKTRTTPDVKPPEAAVDREKQRELAAMAREYVRRALPVRAASKLEDCAGESPASTPGQVTGGSSTPGRALRLRSGQAPPARAGDPVLPVSILEKPETRSEKPSSPPPIRFDIVSVYCENQGNPPQITLFKNAFPVT